A part of Aegilops tauschii subsp. strangulata cultivar AL8/78 chromosome 2, Aet v6.0, whole genome shotgun sequence genomic DNA contains:
- the LOC109782660 gene encoding kelch repeat-containing protein At3g27220, whose translation MARPAVKALPPKHLVALAVVAILGLFLVADYLWASSRSAAPSIWPSRLDISTRPTASPPPSEKQTKGNTSTGSMDISATFADLPAPELQWKQMAEAPVPRLDGAAIQIKNLLFVFAGYGTINYVHSHVDIYNFSDNTWGGKFDMPKEMAHSHLGMVTDGRYIYVVTGQYGPQCRGPTARNFVLDTERKEWHDLPPLPVPRYAPATQLWRGRLHVMGGSKEDRHEPGLEHWSLAVKDGKALEQEWRSEIPIPRGGPHRACVVANDKLLVIGGQEGDFMAKPGSPIFKCVRRSEMVYSDVYMLDDEMKWKELPPMPKPDSHIEFAWTNVNNSIIIAGGTTEKHPINKRMTLVGEVFRFNLETLEWSVIGRLPFRIKTTLVGYWDGWLYFTSGQRDKGPSNPSPKKVVGCMWRTKLHL comes from the exons ATGGCGAGGCCGGCGGTGAAGGCGCTGCCGCCCAAGCACCTCGTGGCGCTCGCCGTCGTCGCCATCCTTGGACTCTTCCTAGTCGCCGACTACCTCTGGGCCTCCTCCCGCTCCGCTGCCCCCTCCATCTGGCCCTCGAGGCTCGATATCTCCACTCGCCCCACGGCGTCGCCGCCGCCCTCGGAGAAG CAAACAAAGGGCAATACATCTACAGGTTCCATGGACATAAGTGCCACTTTTGCGGATTTGCCAGCACCAGAATTGCAGTGGAAGCAGATGGCTGAAGCACCGGTACCACGTTTGGACGGTGCTGCTATACAGATTAAGAATCTCTTATTTGTGTTTGCTGGATATGGCACCATTAACTAT GTGCATTCTCATGTGGATATTTACAATTTCTCGGATAATACATGGGGAGGAAAGTTTGATATGCCAAAGGAAATGGCACATTCACATCTGGGGATGGTTACAGATGGAAGATATATTTATGTAGTAACTGGACAATACGGCCCTCAGTGTAGGGGGCCTACAGCTCGAAATTTTGTGTTGGACACTGAAAGAAAAGAATGGCATGATTTGCCTCCACTGCCAGTTCCTAG GTATGCTCCAGCCACACAACTTTGGAGAGGGAGGCTTCATGTGATGGGTGGTAGTAAGGAGGACAGACATGAACCTGGACTTGAACATTGGAGCCTCGCAGTTAAGGATGGGAAAGCATTGGAGCAAGAATGGAGGAGCGAGATACCAATCCCACGTGGTGGTCCACATAG GGCATGTGTTGTTGCTAATGATAAGCTCCTTGTTATTGGTGGTCAAGAAGGAGATTTTATGGCCAAACCTGGATCACCTATATTTAAATGTGTTAGAAGAAGTGAG ATGGTGTACAGCGATGTATACATGCTTGATGATGAAATGAAGTGGAAGGAACTTCCACCCATGCCGAAGCCAGATTCACATATAGAGTTTGCCTGGACGAATGTCAACAATTCTATAATTATTGCTGGGGGAACTACAGAAAAGCACCCAATTAATAAAAGAATGACCTTGGTTGGTGAAGTCTTTCGGTTCAATTTGGAGACACTG GAATGGAGTGTGATCGGGCGGTTACCTTTCCGGATCAAGACCACGTTGGTAGGATACTGGGATGGCTGGCTGTATTTCACTTCCGGGCAACGAGACAAGGGCCCAAGCAACCCATCTCCTAAAAAGGTTGTCGGGTGCATGTGGAGAACTAAGTTGCACCTGTGA